The genomic interval atttgccagctctcagcccaatcctgcagtttatccaagttcccctccaacctgtaacattcttccacactgtccactactccactgactttagtgttgtctgcaaacttactgacccgtCCACCTCGACCTGCgtctgagtcatttataaaaatgacaaacagcagtattCCCGAAACAGAATACTGCTAggaaccggactccaggctgaatattttccatcaaccaccactcgctgccttctttcagagagGTTCATTAACAATATACACGCAGTGCTGGGAAAACATTCAAGGGCTTGACCTGAACAGCACCAGTTCCTTGTTGAAGTCTCTAATGGGGACAACGCAGAGGTAGCTTTCTGCTAGATCTGACCCCATATCTGTGCTCGAGTGGCTCATGTGACTGGGAAGGCTGAATTTGGTGCAAATTGTTCACCTCGCCCGACAGCCATCCAAGGGGACTGGGGTCAGAAAGAATTACTTTCATTTAAAAGGGAGCTTTGCCCTGCATCACACGGCATGCTACCCTGCTCTGGGTGCACTGACGGggtctctgtatctaaccccgtactgtccctgtcctgggagggtttgatgggggacagtgtagagagtgctttactctgtatctaaccccgtgctgtccctgtccctgggagtgaatgatgggggacagtgtagagggagctttactctgtatctaaccccatgctgtccctgtccctgggagtgaatgatgggggacagtgcagagggagctttactctgtatctaaccccgtgctgtccctgtcctgggagggtttgatgggggacagtgtataggaagctttactctgtatctaaccccgtgctgtccctgtcctgggagggtttgatggtggacagtgtagagggagctttactctgtatctaactccgcgctgtcctgtcctgggagggtttgatggggggacagtgtagagggagctttactctgtatcttaccccgtgctgtccctgtcctgggagtgtttgatgggggacagtgtagagtgagctttactctgtatctaaccccgtgctgtccctgtccctggggagtGAATGAtcggggacagtgtagatggagctttactctgtatctaaccccgtgctgggAGTGTTCCAGTGGAAACTGTGCCTGACGGCTTGGGCAGCGTAAACGTGGTCAACGCTCCGGGCACCACCCGGGTTCAGACGGAGTGGTCCGCGAGCGGGCACCGGGAAAGGCGGTGGGATGGCTGAGCCCACCTGTCCAGCAGGAACTTGGCAAAGTCGGAATGGAGGTGAAAGCCCAGCTGGTCCTTGACGTGGCACCACTGCTCCAGGTGGGTGCCCAGGCGGATGCGGGTCTTGCTCCGCCTGGCGTCCAGCTCCTTGCGCTTCTGCCGCCTCACGTCCTCGGGCGCCCGGTGGCGGGACGGCTTCCGGTCTTCCATCCTGCGGGAAGAAGGAGGGAGAGATCAGCGGGAAAAGGAAAACtatccccgcccccccccctccctctccccccggCGACCAGCNNNNNNNNNNNNNNNNNNNNNNNNNNNNNNNNNNNNNNNNNNNNNNNNNNNNNNNNNNNNNNNNNNNNNNNNNNNNNNNNNNNNNNNNNNNNNNNNNNNNNNNNNNNNNNNNNNNNNNNNNNNNNNNNNNNNNNNNNNNNNNNNNNNNNNNNNNNNNNNNNNNNNNNNNNNNNNNNNNNNNNNNNNNNNNNNNNNNNNNNNNNNNNNNNNNNNNNNNNNNNNNNNNNNNNNNNNNNNNNNNNNNNNNNNNNNNNNNNNNNNNNNNNNNNNNNNNNNNNNNNNNNNNNNNNNNNNNNNNNNNNNNNNNNNNNNNNNNNNNNNNNNNNNNNNNNNNNNNNNNNNNNNNNNNNNNNNNNNNNNNNNNNNNNNNNNNNNNNNNNNNNNNNNNNNNNNNNNNNNNNNNNNNNNNNNNNNNNNNNNNNNNNNNNNNNNNNNNNNNNNNNNNNNNNNNNNNNNNNNNNNNNNNNNNNNNNNNNNNNNNNNNNNNNNNNNNNNNNNNNNNNNNNNNNNNNNNNNNNNNNNNNNNNNNNNNNNNNNNNNNNNNNNNNNNNNNNNNNNNNNNNNNNNNNNNNNNNNNNNNNNNNNNNNNNNNNNNNNNNNNNNNNNNNNNNNNNNNNNNNNNNNNNNNNNNNNNNNNNNNNNNNNNNNNNNNNNNNNNNNNNNNNNNNNNNNNNNNNNNNNNNNNNNNNNNNNNNNNNNNNNNNNNNNNNNNNNNNNNNNNNNNNNNNNNNNNNNNNNNNNNNNNNNNNNNNNNNNNNNNNNNNNNNNNNNNNNNNNNNNNNNNNNNNNNNNNNNNNNNNNNNNNNNNNNNNNNNNNNNNNNNNNNNNNNNNNNNNNNNNNNNNNNNNNNNNNNNNNNNNNNNNNNNNNNNNNNNNNNNNNNNNNNNNNNNNNNNNNNNNNNNNNNNNNNNNNNNNNNNNNNNNNNNNNNNNNNNNNNNNNNNNNNNNNNNNNN from Chiloscyllium plagiosum isolate BGI_BamShark_2017 unplaced genomic scaffold, ASM401019v2 scaf_35682, whole genome shotgun sequence carries:
- the LOC122546235 gene encoding neural Wiskott-Aldrich syndrome protein-like produces the protein MPSRPGSFPGNLSKAFTSSLSLGDQRIERSPLGAAESKSRNVAPLYPAPQPMKDGRPEAVPPPGARGREAAEAQGAGRQAEQDPHPPGHPPGAVVPRQGPAGLSPPFRLCQVPAGQVGSAIPPPFPVPARGPLRLNPGGARSVDHVYAAQAVRHSFHWNTPSTGLDTE